Proteins encoded together in one Ferroglobus placidus DSM 10642 window:
- a CDS encoding CBS domain-containing protein, whose protein sequence is MEPTQIQKDILYALVTLYKKKGGGSVKGEEIAELINRNPGTVRNQMQALRALGLVEGVPGPKGGYRPTAKAYELLAITKPEEAVRVPVIVNDELMEDLSAEEIDLPSLSHPEVCQAKIRMIGDVKKINIGDRIVVGPTPVNELMIYGRVIGRDDTENSVVISIEKIHAIPKDEVGEHMSAPIITSDAEETVKEAAKRLAEHGIYCTPVKKNDKLVGIFTLDHAVKAFVEGKENEKVEKVMRPKIVTVDKRIKLSEALRIMRDEDVRILVVTDNGKPVGVITDQKILSILAPEQVK, encoded by the coding sequence ATGGAACCCACACAAATTCAAAAGGATATTCTCTACGCGCTCGTAACGCTCTACAAAAAGAAGGGCGGGGGATCAGTAAAAGGAGAGGAGATAGCGGAGCTAATAAACAGAAATCCGGGAACGGTGAGAAATCAAATGCAGGCTTTGAGAGCTCTTGGACTCGTTGAAGGTGTTCCGGGACCTAAAGGAGGATACAGACCAACTGCAAAAGCTTACGAGCTTTTAGCGATAACGAAGCCGGAAGAAGCGGTGAGAGTTCCGGTAATCGTAAACGACGAGCTTATGGAAGATTTAAGCGCTGAAGAAATAGATCTACCATCTCTAAGCCATCCAGAGGTCTGTCAAGCGAAAATAAGGATGATAGGGGATGTTAAAAAGATAAACATCGGAGACAGAATAGTAGTCGGTCCTACTCCGGTGAACGAGCTTATGATTTACGGAAGGGTTATTGGAAGGGACGACACCGAAAATTCTGTAGTAATAAGCATAGAAAAGATTCACGCCATTCCGAAAGATGAAGTCGGAGAGCACATGTCCGCTCCGATAATAACGAGCGATGCAGAGGAGACTGTCAAAGAGGCTGCAAAGAGGTTGGCTGAGCACGGAATATATTGCACGCCAGTAAAGAAAAACGACAAGCTCGTAGGAATTTTCACGTTAGATCACGCTGTCAAGGCTTTCGTCGAAGGAAAGGAGAACGAGAAAGTGGAGAAAGTCATGAGACCGAAAATCGTCACAGTCGACAAGAGAATAAAGCTGAGCGAAGCGCTGAGGATAATGAGAGACGAAGACGTGAGAATTTTAGTCGTCACGGACAACGGAAAGCCGGTGGGAGTTATAACGGATCAAAAGATTCTGAGCATTCTCGCTCCAGAGCAAGTTAAGTGA
- a CDS encoding AI-2E family transporter encodes MQNRYLFIVIVSILSVFITVILLISPLLDGIAMGVALAYASKPIMRKFERKLPLVLSAFIATLIIVLPLFFIFFYGLFQGLYQLLLIFSDFQNFFEKIFTTLREFGVSEDYIQKLREYVPTLYSFVSQKFSVSVVSLTAKFIMFLLNFFLSSIVCFYALLDGDRFVRKLLSALPEENRKIASEFFEEVDSIFTGLWFGNLVFAIIIAFISLPFFIAFNIPYTPLLVGLMFLAAIIPIFAEWMVIAPVAIYLFTVDVYSAIYFTVIGVVFLYIIPELFIRPQFVGYASKIHPLVLLLSFIGGGLFGGIAGFFIAPMLAGIATAIYNHFTKI; translated from the coding sequence ATGCAGAATCGCTACCTCTTCATAGTTATCGTCTCGATTCTTTCGGTTTTCATAACCGTAATTCTCCTGATTTCTCCTTTGCTCGACGGAATAGCTATGGGCGTGGCTTTAGCTTACGCCTCAAAGCCGATCATGAGAAAATTCGAAAGGAAGCTTCCTCTCGTCCTTTCAGCTTTTATAGCTACCCTAATAATCGTTTTGCCTTTATTTTTCATTTTCTTCTACGGTCTTTTTCAGGGGTTGTACCAGCTTCTTCTAATCTTTTCCGACTTTCAGAACTTTTTTGAGAAGATTTTTACAACTCTAAGAGAGTTTGGAGTCAGCGAAGATTACATCCAAAAACTTAGGGAGTACGTTCCAACTCTCTACTCCTTCGTTTCCCAGAAGTTCTCAGTTTCGGTCGTTAGCTTGACAGCTAAATTTATAATGTTCCTGCTAAACTTCTTCCTCTCTTCCATAGTCTGCTTTTACGCTCTTCTCGATGGGGACAGGTTCGTGAGGAAACTGCTTTCGGCTCTCCCAGAGGAGAACAGAAAAATAGCGTCGGAATTTTTTGAGGAGGTGGACAGCATATTCACGGGACTTTGGTTTGGCAACCTCGTTTTTGCTATCATAATAGCCTTCATAAGCTTACCGTTTTTCATAGCCTTTAACATCCCCTACACACCCCTCCTCGTTGGATTGATGTTTTTGGCTGCAATAATCCCAATTTTCGCCGAGTGGATGGTTATAGCTCCGGTAGCTATCTACCTTTTCACAGTTGACGTTTACTCGGCGATATATTTCACCGTGATAGGAGTCGTTTTCCTCTACATCATTCCGGAGCTGTTCATAAGACCACAGTTCGTAGGTTACGCTTCGAAGATACACCCTCTCGTTTTGCTGCTTTCCTTCATCGGAGGAGGGCTGTTTGGAGGAATAGCTGGATTCTTCATAGCTCCAATGTTAGCTGGCATAGCGACAGCTATATACAACCACTTCACGAAAATTTAG
- a CDS encoding RNA methyltransferase yields MIEVVLVELKIPENIGFIARVMKNFGFEKLVLYNCNVSKESYITAAHAKDVLDKAVKVENLKEYLEEKNLVVGTTGVRSRRVERYIRRPYYTPEELREMIKGETAILFGREDYGLYDEELKLCNVIVSVPTSEEYPVMNVSHAAAVILYELSKGKFEFEKEEIATQKDVDRLVEYFEKLMKSIWFPEHRIGRMKVVLKRAFGRAALTKYEVDAISGIIRKTLLYLEELKK; encoded by the coding sequence ATGATTGAAGTCGTTCTCGTTGAGCTCAAAATCCCGGAAAACATCGGATTCATAGCGAGGGTCATGAAAAACTTCGGCTTTGAAAAGCTCGTTCTTTACAACTGCAACGTGAGTAAAGAAAGCTACATAACGGCGGCTCACGCAAAAGACGTTCTGGACAAAGCTGTAAAAGTTGAGAACCTAAAAGAGTATCTTGAAGAGAAGAACCTCGTTGTGGGAACTACTGGAGTTAGAAGCAGAAGGGTTGAGAGGTACATTAGAAGACCCTACTACACGCCAGAAGAGCTGAGAGAGATGATTAAAGGTGAAACAGCCATCCTCTTCGGGAGAGAGGATTACGGTCTTTACGATGAGGAACTGAAGCTTTGCAACGTAATAGTTAGCGTTCCCACGAGCGAGGAATACCCGGTTATGAACGTCAGTCATGCAGCAGCGGTGATCCTTTACGAGCTGAGTAAAGGCAAGTTCGAATTTGAAAAAGAAGAGATAGCAACTCAAAAAGATGTTGACAGGCTTGTGGAGTATTTTGAAAAGCTGATGAAGAGTATCTGGTTTCCGGAGCACAGAATTGGAAGGATGAAGGTCGTTCTTAAAAGAGCTTTTGGGAGGGCTGCTTTAACGAAGTACGAAGTGGATGCGATTTCCGGGATTATTAGGAAAACGTTATTATATTTAGAAGAGCTAAAAAAGTAA
- a CDS encoding MBL fold metallo-hydrolase, with protein sequence MIHRIVAPPLAANVYFIDDEKKAVVDTGGDAVFLVERLKKFVNPKEIDYIILTHSHFDHAAATADLKRICGAKVVIHPDEYEFVKSTGFSTVFFNIKYPPFSPDVEVDEGDYIDLGELSLRVLHTPGHTPGSICLYEEDEKILFSGDTVFPNGAFGRVDLPGGNARDLINSLKRLASLDVEVMYPGHENPVKNASEHIKLSYRIASSFL encoded by the coding sequence ATGATACACAGAATCGTCGCTCCTCCGCTTGCGGCAAACGTATACTTCATAGATGATGAGAAGAAAGCCGTAGTCGACACTGGGGGAGATGCGGTTTTTCTCGTTGAGAGACTTAAAAAGTTCGTGAATCCTAAGGAAATCGATTACATCATCCTTACCCACTCCCACTTTGACCACGCTGCGGCAACAGCCGATTTGAAGAGGATATGCGGAGCTAAAGTAGTGATTCATCCCGACGAGTACGAGTTCGTTAAGTCCACGGGATTTTCGACCGTTTTTTTTAACATAAAGTATCCTCCCTTCTCCCCAGATGTTGAGGTCGATGAGGGGGATTACATAGATCTTGGAGAATTATCTCTGAGAGTTCTTCACACTCCCGGTCATACGCCGGGAAGCATTTGCTTGTATGAGGAGGACGAAAAAATTCTCTTCAGCGGAGATACCGTTTTTCCCAACGGAGCTTTCGGCAGAGTGGATTTGCCGGGAGGTAATGCGAGGGATCTTATAAACTCCTTAAAAAGGTTAGCATCTCTCGATGTGGAGGTAATGTATCCGGGACACGAAAATCCTGTGAAGAATGCGAGCGAGCACATAAAGCTATCCTACAGAATCGCAAGCTCGTTTTTATGA
- a CDS encoding elongation factor 1-beta yields MGKVYMKLRVMPSDVEVDLEKVKEEVKKVAPENVEIKDFAIQPIAFGLKALLVLAVMPDEEGIGDKLVENIKSIEGVESVEIESQELI; encoded by the coding sequence ATGGGGAAAGTTTACATGAAGCTGAGGGTAATGCCGAGCGACGTGGAAGTGGATCTTGAGAAAGTAAAGGAGGAAGTGAAGAAAGTCGCTCCAGAAAACGTTGAGATAAAGGACTTCGCCATTCAACCGATAGCTTTTGGTCTTAAAGCTTTGCTCGTCTTGGCTGTGATGCCGGACGAAGAAGGAATCGGAGATAAGCTCGTGGAGAACATTAAAAGCATCGAGGGAGTCGAAAGCGTGGAGATAGAAAGCCAGGAGCTTATATGA
- a CDS encoding zinc finger domain-containing protein has product MEIKHCITCNATLFGPNYIAFPCPNCGEIIYRCKKCRQLGNHYVCSCGFEGP; this is encoded by the coding sequence ATGGAAATAAAGCACTGTATCACCTGCAACGCTACTCTGTTTGGTCCGAACTACATAGCCTTTCCGTGTCCTAACTGCGGGGAGATAATTTACCGCTGTAAGAAGTGCAGGCAGCTTGGAAATCATTACGTGTGTAGCTGTGGCTTCGAAGGACCGTGA
- a CDS encoding amino acid kinase family protein, giving the protein MIVKVGGSVFKRAKEVIEEIKSTGKDCLIIPGGWVFADIVRLMDLDDDTAHWMALKAMDVYGLYLSSFAETLEADDFNFKLEGMKVLLPYSLVRKYDELPHSWEATSDSVAVWVAGKLGIRKVVKVTDVDGIFVNGKLAEKLNYDEVPEKSCIDSLAVKLAEKFGVEIFVCNGFVRGRVKNYILRGSAVGTLIGRW; this is encoded by the coding sequence ATGATAGTTAAAGTCGGAGGAAGCGTTTTTAAAAGGGCTAAGGAAGTTATTGAGGAAATAAAATCGACGGGAAAAGACTGTTTGATAATTCCCGGAGGCTGGGTTTTCGCGGACATAGTCAGACTTATGGATCTGGATGACGACACGGCACACTGGATGGCTTTAAAGGCTATGGACGTCTACGGACTCTACCTATCAAGCTTCGCAGAAACACTCGAAGCTGACGATTTCAACTTCAAGCTGGAAGGAATGAAGGTTCTTCTTCCCTATTCCCTCGTGAGGAAGTACGACGAACTCCCCCATTCTTGGGAAGCAACTTCAGACAGCGTAGCTGTTTGGGTTGCCGGAAAACTTGGGATTAGGAAAGTTGTGAAGGTAACGGATGTTGACGGAATTTTTGTAAACGGAAAGCTCGCCGAAAAACTCAACTACGACGAAGTTCCGGAAAAAAGCTGCATAGATTCTCTGGCGGTAAAGCTTGCTGAGAAGTTTGGAGTTGAAATTTTCGTCTGCAACGGCTTCGTCAGAGGAAGGGTAAAAAATTATATATTGAGAGGAAGTGCTGTTGGAACACTGATAGGGAGGTGGTGA
- a CDS encoding hydantoinase/oxoprolinase family protein, whose translation MIIGIDVGGANLKIWRGRAESYYFPFWKRRDDFPEFIRSLEIDGEKIGVVITAELSDAFKSKEEGVRFIEKSITENVSGDVYFLDLNGELKERVDNPLNFSAANWVASVKYLSRIYESFIFVDLGSTTCDVIPFKEKILAAKTDYERLKRGELLYFGMLRTPLCYLLSFKEISSELFSISADAMRVLGIIDEEDYSCETPDGRGRSVEECMQRISRQFCADLDEIGEEEVKRISREVYEVMLAKIEKAVWEKMESYGIERVIGCGMGEVLIEEAAKRVGAEYVSLSKEFGREISKIFPAFAVAELLKDDS comes from the coding sequence ATGATTATTGGGATTGACGTTGGAGGAGCGAATTTAAAGATCTGGAGGGGAAGAGCTGAAAGTTATTACTTCCCTTTCTGGAAGAGGAGGGACGACTTTCCGGAATTCATAAGGAGTCTCGAAATTGATGGGGAGAAAATAGGAGTTGTCATCACCGCAGAGCTGTCTGACGCGTTCAAAAGCAAAGAGGAGGGGGTGAGGTTTATAGAAAAATCGATTACTGAGAACGTTTCCGGAGACGTTTACTTCCTCGATCTCAACGGCGAATTGAAAGAGAGAGTTGATAATCCTCTCAACTTCTCGGCTGCGAACTGGGTAGCTTCGGTAAAATACCTTTCGAGAATTTACGAGAGCTTCATTTTCGTCGATCTCGGCTCGACTACTTGCGACGTAATTCCTTTTAAGGAAAAAATTCTTGCGGCAAAAACGGATTACGAGAGGTTGAAGAGAGGAGAGCTGCTGTATTTTGGAATGCTCCGAACACCGCTTTGCTACCTTCTCTCCTTTAAAGAGATCTCTTCTGAGCTTTTTTCTATTTCCGCCGACGCTATGCGAGTTCTCGGAATTATAGATGAGGAGGACTACAGCTGCGAAACTCCTGACGGAAGAGGGAGAAGCGTCGAGGAGTGCATGCAGAGAATTTCGAGGCAGTTTTGCGCAGACCTCGATGAGATCGGTGAAGAGGAGGTTAAGAGAATTTCGAGGGAAGTTTACGAGGTTATGCTGGCTAAAATTGAGAAGGCGGTTTGGGAGAAAATGGAAAGCTACGGTATAGAGAGAGTAATCGGTTGCGGAATGGGGGAAGTTTTGATAGAGGAAGCTGCGAAAAGAGTAGGAGCGGAATACGTATCTCTTTCGAAAGAGTTCGGCAGAGAAATTTCTAAGATATTTCCGGCTTTTGCAGTGGCGGAGCTGTTAAAAGATGATAGTTAA
- a CDS encoding MBL fold metallo-hydrolase, translating into MRVVLLGTGDSPGTPVIGCHCQTCEDARKNGWERKRFSVLVQNEGRNILVDTSPDMRTQLLRMNVDKVDAVIWTHCHYDHFAGFGDFYRVQSNVNVYTSPEVHEDIGRFMFFMKYRPFEVEAYEPFKIFGLEFTLFDVNHPPLRRAHGVVIRKGGIKVVVSGDTNSNIPQRSIKEMMNPDLFIVDAIAPAGYKLKKHMNASEALSLAKKIKAKKVVFTHVGHFYPPKSDYPLGYDFQTFSFEEQVTLDDYWD; encoded by the coding sequence ATGAGGGTCGTCCTTCTTGGCACCGGCGACTCTCCCGGAACGCCGGTAATAGGCTGCCACTGCCAAACTTGCGAAGATGCGAGAAAAAACGGCTGGGAGAGGAAGAGGTTTTCGGTTTTAGTCCAAAATGAGGGAAGGAACATACTCGTCGACACTTCTCCAGACATGCGCACGCAGCTTTTGAGAATGAACGTAGATAAGGTTGATGCCGTCATATGGACCCACTGCCACTACGATCACTTCGCCGGTTTTGGAGATTTTTACAGAGTTCAAAGCAACGTGAACGTTTACACATCTCCAGAGGTTCACGAGGACATCGGCAGATTTATGTTTTTCATGAAATACCGCCCCTTCGAGGTTGAAGCCTACGAGCCTTTCAAAATCTTCGGTTTGGAGTTTACGCTTTTCGACGTAAATCATCCCCCCTTAAGAAGAGCTCACGGTGTTGTGATAAGAAAGGGCGGAATTAAAGTTGTCGTGAGTGGAGACACGAATTCGAACATTCCTCAGAGATCGATTAAGGAGATGATGAACCCGGATCTTTTTATCGTTGACGCGATAGCTCCAGCAGGATACAAGCTGAAGAAGCATATGAACGCTTCGGAAGCCTTGTCTCTTGCGAAAAAAATAAAGGCGAAGAAAGTCGTTTTTACGCACGTCGGTCATTTTTATCCGCCGAAATCTGACTATCCTCTCGGCTACGACTTTCAAACCTTCAGTTTCGAGGAGCAGGTGACCCTCGATGATTATTGGGATTGA
- a CDS encoding ATP-binding protein — MIKLIEVLLTAEIYNRFEELKEDDIPKELRKLFYQNGGIRRPLVVKYDMLKKFGNAEEVKKLPFVDFNNFNKQFKITSLDLAAKWFVKNGIDLIKKNPVLAYYFQNFDSVGVSYEDVKREVEPVYSDREWVKLKIEELSKDESYAEMLSLVRVFSPEEINVDFSDVALEDEQLLEVRKIEIAIKEREYLRRIGLTDIGKLLFVGPPGTGKTTTARALSKKLMLPLVEVRLSMITSQYLGETSKNIEKVFEIAKKLSPCILFIDEFDYVAKTRTSDEHAAVKRAVNTLLKSIDEINLVEHGVLLIAATNHPSLLDAAVWRRFDKIVEFPEPSERVRRRIFEMMLSKLDNSYDIDRLVEETEGFTGAEIKLIVREAVLTALIEGRRVPTMDDLMKAIEEMKSRIKLKKSY, encoded by the coding sequence ATGATCAAGCTGATCGAGGTTCTGCTGACGGCTGAGATTTACAATCGCTTCGAAGAGTTGAAAGAGGACGACATTCCTAAAGAGCTTAGAAAACTCTTTTATCAGAATGGAGGAATAAGGAGACCTCTCGTAGTTAAGTACGACATGCTGAAGAAGTTCGGTAACGCTGAGGAGGTAAAGAAGCTTCCTTTCGTAGACTTCAACAACTTCAACAAGCAGTTCAAAATTACCTCCCTCGACCTTGCTGCGAAGTGGTTCGTAAAGAACGGAATTGACCTAATTAAGAAGAATCCCGTCTTAGCTTACTATTTCCAGAACTTCGATTCAGTTGGAGTTTCATATGAGGATGTGAAGAGGGAAGTTGAGCCGGTTTATTCTGATAGAGAATGGGTTAAGCTAAAGATCGAAGAGCTTTCCAAAGATGAAAGTTACGCTGAAATGCTCTCTCTCGTGAGAGTATTTTCTCCCGAAGAGATAAACGTAGACTTCAGCGATGTTGCCCTTGAAGATGAGCAGCTGCTGGAAGTTAGGAAAATAGAGATTGCCATAAAGGAGAGGGAATACCTCAGAAGAATTGGCTTAACCGACATAGGCAAACTCCTTTTCGTCGGACCGCCTGGGACGGGAAAAACGACCACTGCAAGAGCTTTGAGCAAAAAGCTGATGCTGCCTTTAGTGGAGGTAAGGCTTTCGATGATAACAAGCCAGTATCTGGGAGAGACTTCGAAGAACATTGAGAAGGTTTTTGAGATAGCTAAGAAACTGAGCCCCTGCATTCTGTTCATAGACGAGTTCGATTACGTTGCAAAAACTAGAACGAGCGACGAGCACGCGGCTGTAAAGAGGGCTGTTAACACGCTCCTCAAATCGATAGACGAGATAAACCTTGTCGAGCACGGAGTTTTATTGATAGCTGCAACAAATCATCCGAGCTTGCTCGATGCAGCTGTGTGGAGGAGGTTCGACAAAATCGTTGAATTTCCGGAACCTTCGGAGAGAGTGAGGAGAAGGATATTTGAAATGATGCTGTCAAAGCTCGACAACAGCTACGATATCGATAGACTTGTTGAAGAGACCGAAGGGTTTACCGGAGCGGAAATAAAGCTCATTGTGAGGGAAGCTGTTCTCACAGCACTGATTGAAGGAAGAAGAGTTCCTACGATGGACGACCTAATGAAGGCGATAGAGGAGATGAAGAGCAGGATTAAACTTAAAAAATCCTACTGA
- a CDS encoding DUF7839 domain-containing protein, whose amino-acid sequence MKVLLSRKDTVKFLILSELMKRKDSSQRDIAKKLGITPQAVSEHFKELISEGLVKAVHRGYYEVTERGKEWLRENLFDLHSFAEDLIKKIYSDQVVAIAVGKIEEGDNVRFWIEDGYIYAKRDEKGNGVALISAEDGEDVLVKPTAGFELPKEKGEIIVVKVPDVVEGGSRKVNIEKLRELIWSRPKSIVVSVGVEALVASRKAGVEPIFFGGKAVCVEAAHMGSGVIVLCVENMLDDLLRTLIDEDLKFDIKEL is encoded by the coding sequence ATGAAAGTGCTTCTGAGTAGAAAAGACACCGTGAAGTTCCTAATTCTTTCGGAGTTGATGAAGAGGAAGGACAGCAGTCAGAGGGATATAGCGAAGAAGCTTGGAATAACTCCTCAGGCTGTTTCAGAACATTTCAAAGAGCTGATAAGCGAAGGGTTGGTCAAGGCTGTGCATAGAGGTTACTACGAGGTGACGGAGAGGGGGAAGGAGTGGTTGAGAGAAAACCTCTTCGACTTGCACTCTTTCGCTGAGGACCTCATTAAAAAGATTTACTCCGATCAGGTTGTGGCTATTGCCGTGGGAAAAATCGAGGAAGGAGACAACGTAAGGTTCTGGATCGAAGATGGTTACATTTACGCAAAGAGGGATGAGAAGGGGAACGGCGTAGCTTTAATATCCGCTGAAGACGGGGAGGATGTGCTTGTAAAACCCACCGCTGGCTTTGAGCTTCCCAAGGAAAAGGGAGAGATCATAGTCGTGAAAGTTCCGGACGTAGTGGAAGGAGGAAGCAGAAAGGTAAACATAGAGAAGCTTCGGGAGCTCATATGGAGCAGACCTAAGAGCATAGTCGTGAGTGTAGGAGTTGAAGCGCTTGTAGCTTCGAGAAAGGCTGGAGTTGAGCCGATATTCTTCGGAGGTAAGGCTGTGTGTGTTGAAGCTGCCCACATGGGTAGCGGAGTGATCGTTCTCTGCGTAGAAAACATGCTCGATGATTTGCTTAGGACGCTCATCGATGAAGATTTGAAGTTCGATATAAAGGAGCTTTAG
- a CDS encoding UPF0058 family protein — protein MHKEELVMLHLTLFHIKRFFEEAGIANGYFKEYEKLGVQPVHIHKSKSDHQKAIFTLCKAITEIFKERRIESILDDPKVREALSKFELH, from the coding sequence ATGCACAAGGAAGAGCTTGTTATGTTGCATTTAACGCTGTTTCACATTAAAAGGTTTTTCGAAGAGGCGGGCATAGCAAACGGCTACTTTAAGGAATATGAAAAACTCGGCGTACAGCCAGTACACATCCACAAAAGCAAATCGGACCACCAAAAAGCTATTTTTACCCTTTGTAAAGCTATTACCGAAATTTTCAAAGAAAGAAGGATTGAAAGCATTCTCGACGATCCAAAGGTTAGAGAAGCACTTTCAAAGTTTGAGCTGCATTAA
- the rimI gene encoding ribosomal protein S18-alanine N-acetyltransferase, with protein sequence MFKIRDFRASDSSDIIEIDREAFNSLNPSYDLFIYLAYGSDIIVAEKNGRVIGYVVLMDLGEGAKIMSIAVKSDYRGKGIGKALLEEAIRRCRKRKKKTITLEVRISNLKAQELYKKYGFEIVGKLEKYYSDGEDAYLMQLKL encoded by the coding sequence ATGTTCAAAATAAGAGACTTTAGGGCGTCTGATTCGAGCGACATAATCGAAATAGATAGAGAAGCTTTCAACTCCCTCAATCCCTCCTACGATCTATTCATATATCTCGCTTACGGAAGCGACATAATCGTTGCTGAGAAGAACGGCAGAGTTATAGGATACGTAGTCCTCATGGACTTGGGCGAAGGAGCGAAAATAATGTCCATAGCCGTTAAATCCGATTACAGAGGGAAGGGAATAGGTAAAGCTTTGCTTGAGGAGGCTATAAGGAGATGCAGAAAGAGGAAGAAGAAAACGATAACTCTCGAAGTTAGAATTTCAAATTTGAAAGCTCAGGAGTTGTATAAAAAATATGGGTTTGAAATCGTTGGAAAACTTGAAAAATACTACAGCGATGGTGAAGATGCTTATTTAATGCAGCTCAAACTTTGA
- a CDS encoding UPF0146 family protein: protein MTKFKALGEYIANNYSGKIVEVGVGSYYEVAEYLKRRGFEVVTIDISPRREETIKDDVLNPRVEIYEGASLIYAIRPPYEIQESIIKLAEKIGCDAIIVPLKSEVVEGGKLTTYRGVSFYVFRR, encoded by the coding sequence GTGACGAAATTTAAAGCTCTTGGCGAATACATAGCCAACAACTACAGCGGAAAGATCGTCGAGGTTGGAGTGGGTAGCTATTACGAAGTGGCTGAATACTTAAAGCGGAGAGGTTTTGAAGTCGTAACAATCGACATTTCTCCGAGAAGGGAAGAGACGATAAAGGATGACGTTTTAAATCCGAGAGTGGAGATTTACGAGGGAGCAAGTTTAATCTACGCCATCCGTCCCCCTTATGAGATTCAGGAAAGCATAATAAAGCTCGCGGAAAAAATTGGGTGCGATGCGATAATAGTTCCCCTTAAAAGCGAAGTAGTTGAAGGGGGAAAGCTCACAACTTACAGAGGTGTTTCGTTCTATGTCTTCCGTCGTTAG
- a CDS encoding HD domain-containing protein: protein MSSVVRFLFELASLKNVPRSGWLKLGIVEPESVAEHSFLTAAIAFILAYMETKSLDEASKACVAALFHDAHETRTLDLHKLARKYVKVDEEKARKDMFNFESGEEVIKLVKEYEDFVKDADKLELLIQAKIYSKNYDSMFYVRDLKFKTKSAKILAEEIREADERWWREVE from the coding sequence ATGTCTTCCGTCGTTAGGTTTCTGTTCGAGCTTGCGAGCTTGAAAAACGTTCCGAGAAGCGGATGGTTAAAACTCGGAATAGTTGAGCCGGAAAGCGTGGCGGAGCATTCCTTCCTTACTGCTGCGATAGCATTCATTCTCGCCTACATGGAGACGAAGAGTTTGGATGAAGCTTCAAAAGCTTGCGTCGCAGCTTTATTCCACGATGCCCACGAAACGAGAACCCTCGATTTGCACAAGCTCGCGAGGAAATACGTAAAGGTTGACGAGGAAAAGGCGAGAAAAGACATGTTCAACTTCGAAAGTGGGGAGGAGGTAATTAAGCTCGTTAAAGAGTACGAGGATTTCGTGAAGGATGCCGACAAGCTTGAGCTTTTAATTCAAGCGAAAATATACTCGAAGAACTACGACAGCATGTTTTACGTTAGGGACTTAAAATTTAAAACGAAATCCGCAAAAATTCTCGCTGAGGAGATAAGAGAGGCAGATGAAAGGTGGTGGAGAGAAGTTGAATAA
- a CDS encoding Mut7-C RNAse domain-containing protein → MKGGGEKLNKFIVDRMLGKLATWLRISGYDTLYVGDFNVEDEDKFLLEEHRDRVLLTRDKQLYEASVKSGRKAILITSDSVEEQLKQMKKLGVEIKIVMDRCSVCNSLLRKPSDEEALRVMKREGISEDLRKKYELWYCEKCDKLYWMGSHWRNMVKFLKKIEDDNSVSR, encoded by the coding sequence ATGAAAGGTGGTGGAGAGAAGTTGAATAAGTTTATAGTTGACAGAATGCTCGGAAAACTCGCAACCTGGCTGAGAATTTCCGGATACGACACACTATACGTTGGGGATTTTAATGTGGAAGACGAGGACAAGTTTCTGCTTGAAGAACATAGAGACAGAGTTCTACTTACGAGAGATAAACAGTTGTACGAAGCGAGCGTAAAAAGCGGGAGAAAAGCTATACTTATTACTTCAGACAGCGTTGAAGAGCAGCTTAAACAGATGAAAAAACTCGGCGTTGAGATAAAAATAGTCATGGACAGGTGCAGCGTTTGTAACAGTCTGCTGAGAAAACCGAGCGACGAAGAGGCGTTGAGGGTAATGAAGAGGGAAGGTATCTCCGAAGATTTAAGAAAGAAGTACGAACTTTGGTATTGCGAGAAGTGCGACAAGCTTTACTGGATGGGGAGCCACTGGAGAAACATGGTCAAGTTTCTTAAGAAGATCGAAGATGATAACTCTGTGTCTCGTTAA